The following proteins are co-located in the Mesorhizobium sp. M1E.F.Ca.ET.045.02.1.1 genome:
- a CDS encoding isochorismatase family cysteine hydrolase, which yields MSAPGLAYGPLGDRCMHLCVDMQRLFAEPSPWATPWITRVLPRVESLVERRAAQTVFTRFLPARKPGQGIGTWKRYYQRWASMTLGEIGFEMADLLPSLAHHCPPAAIIDKHVYSPWFEGKLTSLLTERKTDTLVITGGETDVCVLATVLGAIDFGFRVVLVTDALCSSSDATHDALLTVYHQRFAQQVETVEMETILSSWT from the coding sequence ATGTCTGCGCCCGGACTGGCCTACGGTCCGTTGGGTGACAGGTGCATGCATCTTTGCGTCGACATGCAGCGCCTCTTTGCCGAACCATCGCCTTGGGCGACGCCTTGGATCACCCGTGTCTTGCCGCGGGTCGAAAGTCTTGTCGAACGACGCGCCGCCCAGACCGTATTTACCCGTTTCCTCCCAGCTCGCAAACCAGGCCAAGGCATCGGTACCTGGAAGCGCTACTATCAACGTTGGGCGTCAATGACCCTGGGGGAGATTGGCTTCGAAATGGCCGATCTTCTGCCGTCGCTGGCGCACCACTGTCCACCCGCAGCCATTATTGACAAGCACGTCTACTCGCCTTGGTTCGAGGGCAAGCTCACGAGTCTTCTGACGGAGAGGAAAACTGACACGTTGGTGATCACCGGCGGCGAGACCGACGTATGTGTGCTCGCCACCGTATTGGGAGCGATCGACTTCGGCTTCCGTGTGGTGCTGGTAACCGACGCGCTGTGTAGCTCGTCCGACGCCACCCATGATGCACTGCTGACGGTCTATCACCAGCGGTTTGCACAGCAGGTCGAAACGGTGGAAATGGAGACGATCCTGTCAAGCTGGACTTGA
- a CDS encoding KTSC domain-containing protein translates to MPSTSISKTAYDRESRTLPVWFVATGKRYDFEGVPTTTFAALDALPLKRERPAGQLRKAAGPTGAARFIKPRAVGRIFINARQTFRHANEGPFIDDHRSAIFGRILAFILQRHPFSGG, encoded by the coding sequence ATGCCCTCCACCTCGATTAGCAAAACTGCCTATGACCGGGAGAGCAGAACCTTGCCCGTGTGGTTTGTGGCCACTGGCAAGCGATACGACTTTGAAGGTGTACCGACGACGACTTTTGCGGCGCTGGATGCCTTGCCCCTGAAGCGGGAACGGCCGGCTGGCCAGCTCAGGAAAGCCGCCGGACCGACCGGCGCGGCGAGATTTATAAAACCGCGCGCGGTTGGCCGGATTTTTATTAACGCTCGCCAAACATTCCGTCATGCGAACGAAGGACCCTTCATAGATGATCACCGAAGTGCCATTTTTGGACGGATCCTGGCATTCATCTTGCAGCGCCATCCTTTTTCGGGAGGCTGA
- a CDS encoding HD domain-containing protein: MSVLYRAAKIAEQAHAGQTDKTGQPFIEHCRRVADAVETVDQKAVAYLRDVLEKGDGWNRDRLERIGLGPSIVSAVDALTRRSDEDDLAFIRRAAANPLALPVKRADLVDNLRQARQTGAATSKYQEGLRVLDEEFPN, from the coding sequence ATGAGCGTGCTTTATCGTGCGGCAAAAATCGCCGAACAGGCTCACGCTGGTCAGACAGACAAGACCGGACAACCCTTCATCGAACATTGCCGCCGGGTTGCGGACGCCGTCGAAACGGTTGATCAGAAGGCTGTTGCCTACCTGCGTGATGTTCTGGAGAAGGGCGACGGCTGGAATCGCGATCGCCTCGAAAGGATCGGCCTCGGACCATCGATCGTGTCGGCTGTAGATGCGCTCACCAGAAGATCCGACGAAGACGATCTCGCTTTCATACGTAGGGCAGCTGCCAATCCGTTGGCACTCCCGGTCAAGCGGGCAGACCTTGTCGACAATCTCCGGCAGGCGCGCCAGACTGGAGCCGCGACATCAAAATACCAGGAGGGTTTGCGAGTCCTGGATGAAGAGTTCCCCAATTGA
- a CDS encoding cytochrome c oxidase assembly protein, whose protein sequence is MGTAASPAPKTCLRQRGHTSFLTSLHTGLLGALLVVSPRLWYSENAVGSSLWGLAPLEDQQLAGLVMWIPSGLIYGGVALFLAGLWIRTSGREQTPLRVIEIGAGVSTDVSS, encoded by the coding sequence GTGGGCACTGCTGCCTCACCCGCGCCGAAGACATGCTTGCGGCAGCGCGGTCATACATCTTTTTTGACCTCGTTGCATACCGGCCTGCTCGGGGCCTTGCTTGTGGTCTCGCCGCGGCTTTGGTATTCCGAAAATGCAGTCGGCTCAAGCTTGTGGGGTCTTGCACCCCTCGAAGACCAGCAGCTTGCGGGCCTCGTGATGTGGATCCCGTCTGGCCTGATTTATGGCGGAGTAGCGTTGTTCCTGGCCGGTCTCTGGATTCGTACAAGTGGACGGGAGCAGACACCGCTTCGCGTCATCGAGATCGGCGCCGGCGTTTCGACGGATGTTTCGTCTTGA
- a CDS encoding plasmid stabilization protein encodes MPRGDKSKYTDKQERKADHIAEGYEKRGISEKEAERRAWATVNKDDGGGKKEGGSGRGKHTGNPAAHKGGRKGGAASANRSASERSASAKKAARTRAHQ; translated from the coding sequence ATGCCACGCGGAGACAAGTCGAAATACACCGACAAGCAGGAACGCAAGGCCGATCATATCGCCGAAGGTTACGAGAAGCGCGGTATTTCGGAAAAGGAGGCCGAGCGGCGCGCCTGGGCGACCGTCAACAAGGACGATGGCGGTGGCAAAAAGGAAGGCGGCTCCGGCAGGGGCAAGCACACCGGAAATCCAGCCGCTCATAAGGGCGGAAGGAAGGGTGGCGCCGCCTCAGCCAATCGCTCGGCTTCCGAACGCTCGGCGTCAGCAAAGAAGGCGGCGAGAACAAGAGCGCATCAATGA
- a CDS encoding DUF3309 family protein produces MSLGTILIVILILLLIGGFSSLGGSPFYGTGYYGGGGLGLVLLIIIILVFLGRL; encoded by the coding sequence ATGAGTCTCGGCACAATTTTGATAGTTATACTGATTCTTCTATTGATTGGCGGCTTCAGCAGCCTCGGTGGCAGTCCGTTTTACGGCACCGGTTACTATGGGGGCGGAGGTTTGGGATTGGTGTTGCTGATCATCATTATCCTGGTTTTCCTCGGTCGCCTGTAG
- a CDS encoding cytochrome c oxidase assembly protein produces MSFDSLFSTSLCYGPGGPDAGWTFTLSIIFALAAVALLYVVGAIRLWQRSGRARPLRFRQALLFAAGWVALVGALVSPLHALGERLFTAHMIEHELLMAVAAPLVIASCPAAPMIWALPMRLRQALRAAGHIRMLGAIWIFMSRPLIATILHGVAIWVWHVPALFEAALQNGLWHYAQHASFFGTGLLFWWALLPHPRRRHACGSAVIHLF; encoded by the coding sequence ATGAGCTTCGATTCTCTCTTCTCGACCTCGCTCTGTTATGGCCCAGGCGGCCCAGATGCCGGCTGGACGTTCACGCTTTCCATTATCTTTGCATTGGCGGCAGTCGCATTGCTTTATGTCGTAGGCGCCATCCGGCTATGGCAACGGAGCGGGCGCGCTCGCCCTTTGCGTTTTCGGCAAGCCCTACTGTTCGCCGCCGGCTGGGTCGCATTGGTGGGAGCCTTGGTGAGCCCGCTTCATGCATTGGGCGAGCGGCTGTTCACCGCTCACATGATTGAACACGAATTGCTGATGGCGGTGGCGGCGCCCCTCGTAATTGCTTCATGTCCAGCGGCGCCAATGATATGGGCCCTACCCATGCGATTACGCCAGGCGCTCCGCGCAGCCGGGCATATACGCATGCTTGGGGCGATCTGGATCTTCATGAGTCGACCCCTAATCGCCACCATTCTGCATGGCGTCGCGATATGGGTGTGGCATGTGCCGGCGCTTTTCGAGGCTGCATTGCAAAACGGTCTCTGGCACTATGCGCAGCATGCCAGCTTTTTCGGCACCGGTCTTTTATTCTGGTGGGCACTGCTGCCTCACCCGCGCCGAAGACATGCTTGCGGCAGCGCGGTCATACATCTTTTTTGA
- a CDS encoding FAD-binding oxidoreductase produces MQRKLDLRSGTPVWSAYRSPSVPMGRLARDVKADVLIVGMGISGAMMAEALTRDALSVICIDRRGPLQGSTAATTALVQFEIDQPLTKLSKMIGGAAAQQAWRRSRLAVINLEGRIAELCIRCSQVSTQSLYLAGTTLGPTDLRKEAEARRRAGIGASFLIRARLRDEFGIDRGGAILSHDNLALDPRKLTAGLLLAALNRKARLYAPAEAMAIEHNRLGVAVVTRQGPTITARHLILTTGYELLDVVPAVSHKIISTWAIATRQQPGKIWPGAAMIWEASDPYLYVRATDDGRVICGGEDEDFTDEERRNALTDKKAAQLSKKLKRIFPLLDTKAEFAWSGSFGAIGTGLPIIGALPDHPRIHAVMGYGGNGILFSQIASEVVSASIKGGEDTDADLFAFKA; encoded by the coding sequence ATGCAGCGTAAACTCGATCTCAGAAGCGGCACTCCTGTCTGGTCTGCCTACCGATCGCCGTCCGTGCCCATGGGCCGCCTAGCCCGCGACGTGAAAGCCGACGTGCTGATCGTCGGCATGGGGATCAGCGGCGCTATGATGGCCGAAGCGCTGACGCGTGATGCGCTTTCCGTCATCTGCATCGACAGGCGTGGGCCTTTGCAAGGATCGACGGCCGCGACAACTGCATTGGTACAGTTCGAAATCGATCAGCCGCTGACGAAGCTGTCGAAGATGATCGGCGGCGCTGCTGCCCAGCAGGCATGGCGGCGTTCGCGGCTTGCTGTGATCAACCTTGAAGGGCGGATAGCGGAACTCTGCATCCGCTGCAGCCAGGTGAGCACCCAGTCACTTTACCTGGCTGGCACTACGCTCGGTCCAACGGACCTGCGCAAGGAAGCTGAGGCACGTCGGCGAGCCGGTATCGGCGCATCGTTTCTAATCCGTGCACGGTTGCGGGATGAATTCGGCATTGATCGTGGCGGCGCCATTCTCAGCCACGACAATCTGGCGCTTGATCCGCGAAAGCTTACTGCCGGTCTGCTGCTGGCCGCGCTCAACAGAAAGGCGCGCTTGTACGCTCCAGCCGAGGCGATGGCGATCGAGCACAATCGCCTTGGCGTAGCCGTAGTCACGCGCCAGGGGCCCACAATCACAGCTCGCCATCTCATTCTGACGACCGGCTATGAGCTGCTCGATGTCGTGCCGGCCGTCAGCCACAAAATCATTTCGACATGGGCGATCGCGACCCGGCAACAACCAGGAAAGATTTGGCCAGGCGCTGCTATGATCTGGGAAGCCTCCGACCCGTATCTCTATGTCCGTGCGACGGACGATGGGCGTGTGATTTGCGGCGGCGAGGACGAGGATTTCACTGATGAAGAGCGCCGCAACGCACTAACGGACAAAAAGGCAGCGCAGCTCTCGAAGAAGCTCAAGCGGATTTTCCCGTTGCTCGACACCAAGGCGGAGTTCGCCTGGAGCGGATCGTTCGGCGCGATAGGCACCGGGCTGCCGATCATCGGTGCATTACCCGACCATCCTCGCATACATGCGGTGATGGGCTATGGCGGCAATGGCATCCTCTTTTCACAGATCGCTTCTGAGGTCGTCTCGGCGTCGATCAAGGGCGGAGAAGATACGGATGCGGACCTGTTCGCGTTCAAGGCTTAA
- a CDS encoding ATP-dependent DNA ligase, with translation MVKASGNRFPLPLDTPPMEARTADALPEGNGSWQYEPKWDGFRCLAFKGSKVVDLRAKSGKPLGRYFPELTALLGDLDAENFVVDGEIVIEVDGHASFDALQMRLHPAQSRIRKLSLETPAQLILFDMLVASDGKILIEKDLVERRAAIEDFVVKADKNSLRLSPATTALATAKRWLQGAGHGSTDGVVAKALAERYQPGERAMVKVKRLRTADCVVGGFRYLNSKRQVGSLLLGLYNERGLLDHVGFTATIGNDERAAITEKLEALRGEPGFTGKAPGGPSRWSTDRSGQWEPVQPELVVEVRFDHITGERFRHGTKLLRWRPDKAPRQCTFEQIDETAIKGPSPMRR, from the coding sequence GTGGTAAAGGCGTCCGGCAACCGGTTCCCTCTGCCTCTCGACACGCCTCCAATGGAGGCGCGGACAGCCGATGCGCTGCCGGAAGGGAATGGATCTTGGCAGTATGAGCCGAAATGGGATGGCTTTCGTTGCCTCGCCTTCAAGGGCAGCAAGGTCGTGGATCTCAGGGCAAAATCCGGCAAGCCGCTGGGCCGGTATTTCCCGGAATTGACAGCGCTGTTGGGTGACCTCGACGCGGAAAATTTCGTCGTCGATGGCGAGATCGTGATTGAGGTCGACGGGCATGCTTCGTTCGATGCGCTGCAGATGCGACTGCATCCTGCGCAAAGTCGAATCCGCAAGCTGAGCTTGGAAACGCCAGCGCAACTGATCCTGTTCGATATGCTCGTCGCATCGGACGGCAAGATCCTCATAGAGAAAGACTTGGTGGAGCGGAGAGCAGCAATCGAGGATTTCGTGGTGAAAGCAGACAAGAACTCTTTGCGACTATCGCCCGCCACTACGGCTCTGGCGACTGCAAAACGATGGCTGCAAGGCGCTGGTCATGGCTCGACCGATGGTGTCGTCGCCAAGGCGCTGGCCGAGCGCTATCAGCCGGGTGAGCGCGCGATGGTCAAGGTCAAGCGGCTGCGCACCGCCGACTGCGTGGTGGGCGGGTTTCGCTACCTGAACAGCAAGCGGCAGGTCGGGTCGCTGCTACTTGGCCTCTATAATGAGCGCGGTTTACTTGACCATGTCGGTTTCACCGCGACTATCGGCAATGACGAGCGTGCGGCGATAACGGAGAAGCTCGAGGCGTTGCGCGGCGAGCCAGGTTTCACCGGCAAGGCGCCGGGCGGTCCGAGCCGCTGGAGCACCGATCGCAGCGGGCAATGGGAACCTGTGCAGCCGGAGTTGGTCGTCGAGGTTCGCTTCGACCACATCACTGGCGAGCGCTTCCGGCACGGAACCAAGCTCTTACGGTGGCGGCCGGACAAGGCGCCTCGCCAGTGCACATTCGAACAAATCGACGAGACCGCGATCAAAGGCCCCTCGCCAATGCGGCGGTGA
- a CDS encoding divalent metal cation transporter, which yields MKKVLEISLGVVTSVGGFLEVGSLTTAVQAGAAFHFQLIWAIVLGTICIIFLVEMAGRFAAVSHHTIADGIRERFGFNAFLWPLLAVLLVNLLVMSAEIGGVAIALELATGIGFQWWALLVALLAWVFLWKGTFGFIEKGVSILGLVTLCFVVGAVMLKPGWGQVAAGAIPTVPNHDAANYWFMAVSILGASISPYLFMFYSSGAIEDRWDESYLGANRAIAAMGMSFGGTISVSVLIVAALVLSPHGIDQVDDYHQLPLILIPIFGFWGFVLFIASLGIACFGAVLEVGLQQAYLMAQGFGWTWGEDQKPRDNPGFSTVYTVALFLSALPIAAGLDPLKLTIFSMALTAASLPLSVIPFLFLMNDKRYVGKHRNGMVSNAAVIFVIALGFVLAIVAIPLQIFGGT from the coding sequence ATGAAGAAGGTCCTCGAAATATCGTTGGGTGTTGTCACCAGCGTTGGTGGTTTTCTCGAAGTCGGTTCACTGACGACAGCCGTTCAAGCCGGTGCAGCATTCCATTTCCAGCTGATCTGGGCGATCGTTCTGGGGACGATCTGCATCATCTTCCTCGTCGAGATGGCAGGCCGCTTCGCTGCCGTGAGCCATCATACCATCGCCGATGGGATTCGGGAGCGATTTGGCTTCAACGCCTTCCTCTGGCCGCTTCTGGCGGTCCTTCTGGTCAACCTCCTGGTCATGTCGGCTGAGATCGGCGGCGTTGCCATTGCGCTCGAACTTGCCACCGGAATCGGCTTCCAATGGTGGGCGCTTCTGGTGGCATTGCTGGCCTGGGTGTTTCTCTGGAAAGGCACGTTCGGCTTTATCGAAAAAGGCGTTTCGATTCTCGGGCTGGTCACACTGTGTTTTGTGGTCGGCGCGGTGATGCTTAAGCCCGGTTGGGGTCAGGTCGCGGCGGGCGCTATTCCCACTGTGCCAAACCATGACGCGGCCAATTACTGGTTCATGGCCGTCAGCATTCTTGGGGCGTCAATTTCGCCTTATCTATTCATGTTTTACTCCTCGGGAGCGATCGAGGACCGGTGGGACGAAAGCTATCTCGGGGCCAATCGCGCCATTGCGGCGATGGGTATGAGCTTTGGCGGCACGATTTCCGTCAGCGTGCTGATCGTCGCCGCGCTTGTGCTTTCCCCACACGGCATAGACCAGGTGGACGACTACCATCAGTTGCCGCTGATCCTGATCCCGATATTCGGCTTCTGGGGCTTTGTCCTGTTCATTGCTTCGCTCGGTATAGCTTGCTTCGGTGCTGTGCTCGAAGTTGGACTGCAGCAGGCCTATCTCATGGCCCAAGGTTTCGGCTGGACATGGGGCGAGGACCAGAAACCGCGCGACAATCCTGGCTTCAGCACGGTTTACACGGTGGCGTTGTTTCTCAGCGCCCTACCGATTGCGGCCGGCCTTGACCCGCTGAAGCTCACGATCTTCTCAATGGCGCTGACGGCTGCCAGCCTGCCTCTCAGCGTGATTCCCTTCCTCTTCCTGATGAACGACAAGCGCTATGTCGGCAAGCATCGCAATGGGATGGTCTCGAATGCCGCGGTCATCTTTGTTATTGCGCTTGGCTTCGTGCTGGCGATTGTGGCGATCCCCTTGCAAATATTCGGAGGCACGTGA
- a CDS encoding divalent metal cation transporter yields the protein MGDIGAELREKQTIRLEKGPFQRYLRTIGPGVIAGAADDDPSGIGTYGQAGAQLGFNIGWTMIFTFPLMAAIQEIAARIGRTTGRGISGNLSRHYPAELMYFVVSLLFVANVINIGADLSAMADALQLLVGGPSSLYVVGFGLASIAAIVFLDYSRYVTVLKWTTLSLFAYVVAAFMAHIPWREALKGILVPHVEWNGSFFTTFLAILGTTISPYLFFWQSSQEVEEETVDPKAKPLKCAPWQASGAFLRIRADTLVGMAFSNVIAIAIIVTAAATLHKAGVTEINSSTDAAKALEPVAGKFALMVFATGIIGTGLLAVPILAGSAAFAVGEACRWPVGLERQPKEAIAFNTTLAAAAMLGMAIIFTPIDPIKALYWSAVINGICAVPLMVVMMQMTGRSDVMGEFPVQGWLRALGWLATSTMVISVLGLALQWIV from the coding sequence ATGGGCGACATCGGCGCCGAACTCCGCGAAAAACAGACAATTAGGCTGGAAAAAGGGCCATTTCAGAGATATCTGCGCACAATTGGGCCCGGCGTTATTGCAGGCGCTGCAGACGATGATCCTTCGGGTATCGGCACTTACGGCCAAGCGGGTGCTCAGCTTGGGTTCAATATTGGCTGGACAATGATATTCACCTTTCCGCTCATGGCCGCGATCCAGGAGATTGCGGCGCGGATTGGCCGGACGACAGGTCGAGGTATCTCTGGAAACCTCTCTCGACACTATCCTGCAGAACTAATGTATTTTGTGGTCTCCTTGTTGTTCGTTGCCAATGTTATCAATATTGGCGCGGACCTGAGCGCGATGGCGGACGCGCTCCAATTGCTGGTGGGTGGCCCCAGTTCGCTCTACGTGGTTGGGTTCGGCTTGGCATCTATTGCTGCAATCGTCTTTCTCGACTACAGCCGGTATGTCACGGTGTTGAAATGGACGACGCTCAGCCTCTTCGCCTACGTTGTGGCCGCGTTCATGGCGCACATCCCCTGGAGAGAGGCGCTTAAAGGCATTCTCGTCCCGCACGTAGAATGGAATGGGTCCTTTTTCACCACGTTTCTTGCCATTCTGGGTACCACGATTTCCCCTTATCTTTTCTTCTGGCAGTCGTCGCAAGAGGTGGAAGAGGAGACGGTGGACCCGAAAGCCAAGCCGTTGAAATGCGCGCCATGGCAAGCATCTGGCGCCTTCCTGCGTATTCGCGCAGACACTTTGGTCGGCATGGCATTTTCGAACGTGATAGCGATCGCGATCATCGTTACAGCGGCCGCCACCTTACACAAGGCGGGAGTTACCGAGATCAATTCCTCGACCGACGCTGCCAAAGCGCTGGAGCCGGTTGCAGGCAAGTTCGCGCTTATGGTCTTCGCGACCGGCATCATTGGCACCGGACTACTTGCGGTGCCGATTCTCGCAGGTTCGGCGGCATTCGCCGTGGGCGAAGCGTGCCGATGGCCGGTGGGGCTGGAGCGACAGCCCAAGGAGGCGATTGCGTTTAATACGACATTGGCTGCGGCGGCCATGCTCGGAATGGCTATCATCTTCACACCGATCGATCCAATCAAGGCGCTGTATTGGAGTGCTGTCATCAACGGCATATGCGCGGTTCCGTTGATGGTCGTCATGATGCAAATGACTGGGCGCTCCGACGTGATGGGCGAGTTCCCTGTGCAGGGTTGGCTACGGGCTCTCGGATGGCTCGCGACCAGCACGATGGTCATTTCCGTGCTTGGCCTCGCGCTTCAATGGATAGTTTGA
- a CDS encoding PRC-barrel domain containing protein produces MDHTNHVRLTNAELTPDILEGAAIYGPQDEKIGSVDHVHGSQVVIDVGGFLGIGAKPVAVAVNQLDFMRDEDGNVHAVTSWTKDQLKDMPEHRD; encoded by the coding sequence ATGGACCACACAAACCACGTAAGGCTAACAAACGCCGAACTCACCCCGGACATCCTCGAAGGCGCAGCCATCTATGGGCCCCAGGACGAGAAGATCGGCTCTGTCGATCATGTCCACGGTAGCCAGGTCGTCATCGATGTCGGCGGCTTTCTCGGGATTGGCGCCAAGCCTGTTGCCGTTGCCGTAAACCAGCTCGACTTCATGCGCGACGAAGACGGTAACGTCCACGCTGTGACCTCGTGGACGAAGGACCAGCTCAAGGACATGCCGGAACACCGCGATTAG